CAAGCTCTGTGTTGCTATCTGATGCTAGCTTTctgatgctatatgatgctTGCTCGCTGATGCTAGCTCTGTGTTGCTATCTGATGCTATCTTTCTGATGCTATTCTGACGCTAGCTATCTGATGTTAGCTCTGTGCTGTTATTGAAGCCCTCACTCCTGGCTCTCCTCTCCATCCAGGCTCTTCTTCAGCTGCCCTACTTGGACTCTCTGTACGGCTACAGTCTGAAGCTGCTTCGTTATGCTGACACCACCACCCTGGCCAGTCTGGTGAGAGCAGACTGGACCTTCTACTCGTCCCATCCAGCTCTCTTCCTGTCCACCTATCTGGCACACGGCCTGCTGGTGGATTATTTTGAGAAGAAACGGCGTTGTGGGGACAggagtcaggatgacagcacctCCAACCTGGAGTGGTTGGCCAGTCTGTGGGACTGGTACACCTCCTACCTGCTCCATCCCATCGCAGCACTGCAGCACTTCCCATCTGACTTCTCCGATTGGGAGGAGGATCCCAACCTTCTGTTTGAGCGCCTGGCCTTTCCTGAtctttggctccgccccttggtGAACATGGACTACATTAAAGCCCTGCCCACATGGCGGCTGCAGGCTGCTGGAGATGCTGGTGTGAAGCAGGACGGACAGACGGAACAGGACACGCCCCCCAGCTCTCCGGCTGCTGATAGGCTGCTCAGGGACAGCTGCCCCCTCACCACTGAGGGTGCGTGTGTTTGGTCTGCGTGGCCCTCCGACATGCTGCGATGCTCCGAGTGTGTGGTGTGTTTGGAGAACTTGTTGAAGGAGGACCTGCTGATGGGTCTACCCTGTGGCCACGCCTTCCACCAGCAGTGCATCGTGGTGTGGTTGTCAGCAGGGCGCCACTGCTGCCCCGTGTGTCGCTGGCCCAGctacaagaagaagaagctaaGAGCTACGGCTAACGGCGGCGAGGAGTGAGCCATGGTCGTCCTCTTGTCTGGCTTCATCAgatcttttctttttgaaacATTCATAGTCAGAGTCCAGTTTGTTTCTGGTTTGGTTTGCATCGCTGCTGAAGAGGAAGTGGGTCATTGTGGATCCCTCCATGAGCATGTTGTCTCTTCCTGTCTGTCTATGAGTGTCCTCTGCTttgctgtgtgtatgtgtgtgcttgcgtgtgtgcgtgcttgcGTGCGGGCGGGGTTCCTCCTGGGTGGACACTTTCcacttcatttatttaactcTGGTCATTAGCTGCTGTTTAAAGGCTCTTTGTGTTTGTGGAAAACCTGTTTCCTTTCAATGTTGTCggcattaaaacagaagaaaagcaTACGACTGGTTTTTGACTTTTTAATCCAATGTAAGAAAATTTGTTTTGATGCAAAGCTAAAGGGAAATTTTGTCCTGAAAGAAAACGTGTTCCACACTAAGAGCTCTATTCTTTGGGTTGGCCACACTCATTGTGTTGTTTATGCACTTTACCAAATCTTAAATCATAGGATTTAAGGTTTGTCACCATTCAAAATTTTAGTTTcaacactagggctgggtgatgtATATCGCTGAATCAATTTCCACAAGATCGATCACATTTAATTGAGTGATGGCGCATGCTCCGCAGCTTTTTTACGATGAATGAGAAGCCAATaggaaccaatgctgagaccaacaggacgtgacatcatctgttactgagcagtgaaaataaatgatggacacgttaaaaaaaaaaaaaaaaaaaggaccgactgtggtttgaacattttaaaagtagtaactggttaaaaaaatgtgttatttagtcaatttatcatagagaataactgaagcatgtgatcaTACACTGATCGTGTGCGTttgataagttttttttaacacctaTCAGCGTTTAATAAAACAGATGATGTAgctaataatgtaatgtaaataatatgtaatttatgagactGGTGAGtttttgatgaatagtttgttgaaaTCAGCACTAAATGAACAGCGGGAGCAGCAGCggtgctgttggatgtcacatccaacacaGTAGATTCTGCAGGTGAGCTGTGCTCTGCGTGCACATCCCTAAAAGTGAttgtgtatctttgtcattgggagccatagtgctctgccctgtgactgtccctgaagcccctccctctctgtatatccacagctttctcattattaatttctgatcaatgaatggacaAATTTATACTGTGCGGTAAACGGAGGCGATGGCTGCGCACGTATcgttatatattattactgatggtttaaacacatggaaactgatatctcattaaaaatatgatACTCATTAAACATGTCATAAGACAATTattctatcatcatttgtatggatttaaaatgtattaaaacatttaccatgatattctgtttagtttccttttaaaataccgtattaaagcggtatttaaaaaaaaaagtctaacaaatctttttgactcatttttgcttttgtagatctttgttgagtgttttaaagcatcactaaatgacttttttcaaaatgatgtGGTTTCATAAGAGTGCGTCTACAGCtaagccaagcctgctgcttaaacctggtcaggagcaggtttgacccacggactgtgttactatggtaaccaaggtgttttctcgttgatgaaaccactgttccagttagaaccccGCTTAACAGAGccagacttgttttttttcttctcatttttatatatatttttttgtttggtgtatttttctgtaatgtatgtttatttgagtcattatgtgtatttttgtatctttcagttgtcttttcgtgcattttttatttatttatttattttttttgccattgtatgattctggagtcatttatttttgtatttatttttttttggtgtagttttgtgcatttctgttgtcattttgtgtatgttttgtataaatatttcgttttgtgtattttgagtcatttttgttgtcgcttggtgtatttttctgtaatgtatgttttttggagcctttttgtatatttttgtgcttttctgttgttgttttgtgtactttttgcataaatattcagtttttttgttttattttactcatttagtatatttttattattaatacctatgtgtggtgagggtgtgttttgagattgtgtgtgtgtatgagctgctacctgtcctcctggttgctgtgtgggactctctccatctcctccgtgggttctctctcacacacgcacacgcgtaTCAACCGCATGCGCATACGCCGTCACAGGTTGCTGAAATGCGTGTCTCACGCCCGATGCGTGTaccaccaaataagtccaaaataatgaaTGCACACCATGGGGCCATGTGGTCTTgtactgattattagaggttgtaaatgaagaGATTAGTGCGCTAGCGCCGCTTCACattgaggtcaaaagttgaataggtttcacttctgagTAAACATGAATGCGCTGTCCGgacgaaataaaataaaaataaacattttgcaacaccaaataagtccaaaataacggCTGCACACACTTGAGCTATGtggaaactgtttaaaaaaaagtttcagttcgaacagacaccgcgtcggggagaaatttgcttcacacacacacatacgcatgcatgcagaacttccttgcttttatagagagatgatcatttttaacaaaaaacaaacatacaagcCCATATTTTGAATATACGTAAATATGAACGCTTTCATTTCTtacttttccactttctctttctctcaagtaccccctgtagcgccattgcgtacccccatttgaggaaacactgctaTAGAGCAtctatacaaaacaaaacaaaaaaaacatgtatcatgtaaattacaaaataattcagcggtagatatctcagtccctccaaatacacgatacaaatttacaaatttcccatgcttatattagtcattttttttaaatctcaaattgatgaaaaaaaacctacatttttttatttttttaaatcctgcaaattccctcaaattattctactaaattaaaaaacaattgttcataatatcaCGGAAATGTAAGTTAATTTACGTTTAAGGTCACTTAAAGCTTTGATATTGTCATTCTTTTTTATACTTTATATGTCATTCATACCTGAgaacattaaacattaataaaatctgtggcccacttgagatcaaactggccCCTTTTTAGAAACACATGGAGGCGGTACTCTCACCAGTAGTTTACATGACCCTGCCTGAAGAGGGCGGTGTTGAGCCTCTTTGGGTGACCGTGCTCAGCCGAGCCAAAAGTGACGTCACTCCTCACTGTGGACGCCCTCTGCGTGCACGGGCGCGGGCTCGTGGAGCAGCTCCAGTCAGCCTGACGCCGGTGGAGTCAGACCAGCACCCGAACCCTTCAGACAgcgaccaggaccaggaccgagctgatcctgatcctgatcctgatcctgatcctgatcctgggCTCATTGTGATGTGACTGAGCTGAACTTCTGATCCTCTAATGATAAACCTGATCTGAACAGAAGTTCATGAACCTAAGCTAAACTGAGCCTGACTGACCTGATCCTGGGTGGTCGTGGTCCTGGACCTGGACTGAACCAGAACTGATCCTGGGGTGAACCTGAACAGTTTCTGagctgattgtgtgtgtgtgtgtgtgtgtgtgtgtgtgtgtgtgtgtgtgtgtgtgtgtgtgtgtgtgtgtgtgtgtgtgtgcgtgtgcgtgtgcgtgtgcgtgtgtgtgtgtgtgtttctgcccaGCAGCTGCTCTGCACATAtgcgtgtgtgtcagtgtgtgtatgtgtgtgggtaTTCAGAGCTCTGCTATGCAGACTGAGTGGAGCCTGTGTGCTGagtgctgacacacacacacacacacacacacacagctgagggATCTGTCTGCACCTCCTAATGTGCAGGACTCAGCAGATGTTCCACAGTGCGTGTGCTGATGTGGAGGCTCTGCAGACTGAGCGGAGCCACAGAAGCAGCTGCTGAAGTTTGGAGCTTGTTTCTCTCACACTTTAGAGCCGAGGCCTCACAGGGAAAGTTCAGAGAAAGAGTAAAAGCTGTGGATTTAGCTCTGTCCCTGTAACATCAGTGTTTATTCTAAAAAATGAAGAATCTCCTTCCGATGAACACTGCGTGGAAGCGCTCCATGATCAAAGACCCGGGGCCAGAAACcaacaaaaagtttaaaagaaagTCACGTGAGCCCAAAAGACTTTTCACCGGCTCTCAGGCCGAGGGGGTGAAGATGGACGAGGACCTGATGGACGTGGACTCTGTTGATGACGCTAGCATGGAGGCGTGTCACGTGAACAAGTTTGTTGCTGTCCACAGACACCTGAGGGCGCCTCAAGAGGCAACGGCAAGCACGTCGGGCTTCCTGTCAGAGGTGTGCTCGTCTCACGGGGGGGCCCTGGACATGAGGATCGGCATCAACGTTCCCACTCCGGCGTTCCCAGAGATCTCCAACTGGCCCACGTCCATCTCCCAGCCTTTGACCAACAGACTCAGACACAGCTTCCAGTCCTCGTTCCCATCGCCTGCGGCCAGCAGCAGCCGCTCGGCTCCCCAGCACACCTTCTTCTCCATGGAGCCTTCCCCGCTTACAGGACAGGCAGCTCCACCCATAGCCTCCCCAGGACAAGAGCACATGGAGGCCGAGGTGCCTTCTCCAAAGGTAGGAGGACCTGATCCTGATCCATCTTCAGACCATCTTTACAATGACGTGTCCTCCTTCAAAGTCTCCCAGAAAGCGCGTGGGGACGAGTGTGGACGGACACGGACATGGACGCCTCCCAGAGGTCAAAGCCATCCAGCAGACCAGGAGGCTTCTAGCCAACGCCCGGGAGAGGACACGGGTCCACACCATCAGTGCAGCATTTGAAGCCCTGAGGAAGCAGGTCAGATATCAGCCACACTTTGGACCagaacatctgtgtgtgtgtgaggacagGTTGACGGTTCCTTTTCTCTGTTTCCAGGTGCCGTGTTACTCATACGGACAGAAGCTCTCCAAGCTGGCGATATTACGCATCGCCTGTAACTACATCCTGTCTCTGGCCCAGCTGGCCGAGGTGGACCACAGCGCAGAGCACGGCACGCTCAGCTTCTCCCAGTGCGTGGAACAATGCACCAGGACTCTGCAGGCAGAGGGCCGGAGCAAGAAGAGGAAGGTGAGTGTGAAGTGTTTCAGCTGGACAACTGGGCAGACTGGTGTCAgattaaagaaacacaaaaggAACCAATGCCACACACTGTAAGGTGTCATTTATTCAaataactgtttttcaggaaattagctttgacctcctgacatgtttaCTTTGGTCTCCTGACAAGTTTACTTTGATGTCCTGATAAGATTACTATGATCCCCTGacaagtttactttgatctcctgacatgtttactTTGATGTTCTGACGTCTTTGCTTTgatatcctgacatgttttgactgtcaactgccagtcttcttcaaatGGGTCTGTTGATTGCACTGATGAAgacaaagaagacaaaatgaacttgttggAATTCTTACGCAAAGTCAAGAAAAcgtcaaagtgatcagcagcctcctctgaagaagactagcagttgacagtcgaaatatatcaggagatcaaagtcaatttcctgtaaaaaagttatctgaataaatgaaaccctaacatattACTGGGCAGACTCGTTTCagatgaaaaaagacaaaaggaaCCAACACTACACACACAAGAAGTTCTCATAGGCTCACCACAACGTGACCAGTGTCGCTTGGACTGGTGTGAGTTTGGATTTGAGCATTCAGAGTGACAACATTCCTGTTTACCTGACaaatgttttgcttttgtttccaaaaagttccacattcacatggcaacgttttcaaaaacgatctctgtttacatgagaccgCGGGAAACATAAAAaacgatgtagtatacatgccaggccaatTTATGGCGGGGTGATTTTGCAATAAACCGAAAtcatatgttatggtttcatttattcagagaaCTGTTCATCagcaaagaagacaaaaataatcttgctggaattattacgtgcaagtcaaggaaacttcaaaggaatcatcaaagcaatcagcaggcCTCGGATGAAGACTTGCaattgacagttgaaacatgtcaggagatcaaagtgtatttcttgaggaacagttgtctgaataaatgaaagcttAACATCCATCTATTATagcaaaggtgtgtgtgtgtgcgtgtgtggagcaaatatttcCCCGACGCGGtacgagttcgacctgaaacttagtcaacgggttccaaataccccaagtgtgtgcacctgttattttggagtaatttggtgtagaaAAACGttcaaatgttcattttaaggTTACGGCCCTCTCTGTAATGAGCGctctacttccggttccgggttcatgacgtcactgtgtcgcagtttgtttgggttaaaaaaaaaagtcaatattaaaaacttttttgtgctgctaaaagttatttaagttaatatttcatggttatttaaaattatccccGTCATCCTAAACTTCCTTTAAGTCGCGAGTCACGGGGTCCACatcctctaaaaaaaaaaaaccaaaaaaaaaaaaagtccacttCCTCATCTCTGTGCCTGCCATGCTGTCTTCGCGTCTCAAAAAACGGGAGCTCTTTCAATAGGTCATTTGTAACCGTCAGCCACTGCTGAGTCTTATACcgacaagtttcccattgtttaaaccatataactacGTGTAATTactcaataacgcgctgtttcactatagtcggtattgaactcaacccgttcaatactctatctggaaaactgcagaatCTCGGTGGTGCCGCGCATGGaagttaagctctgaccactcggttcgaagggaaacaatgatttttcttgaaaaaaaaagacagccgaattgtagataatactttaatttacttattcacTCAtttagtttggagctttacattttgttttgtgcagttttgttgtttttctgattggcgctacaatgcctatagagtttggttatcagcgtctcaaataTTTCAcgggagcacacacacacggtatttatttataataaaaatatactaaatgagtaaaataaaacaaaaaactaaacaatatttatacaaaaagtacacaaaatgactccagaatcacactacaatgcaaccaaaaacaattatacaaaaaatacacaaaaacacaacctaaagataaaaaatacacatattgatgactccaaaaaaacatacattccagaaaaatacaacaaaatatgaaactggttcaaaataaacaaaactaaatatttatacaaaaaatacacaaaactaaatatttacacaaaaaatacacataatcacACTACAAgggcaacaaaacaataattatacaaaaaatgcacaaaaacacaacagaaagatacaatacaatacacatgactccaaaaacatacattacattaaaaaaaattaaaaatgaaaaaaaaaaaacaacaaacacatttatacaaaaaatgcacaaaaacacaagagaaagatacacataattactacaaaaacatacattacagaaaaatacaccaaacaaaaacatataaaagtcagtaaaaaaaaacaacaacaaacacatttatcatacacatgtcccatagaattaaaccaggaaatttgcacccacaaataaacccctttataacactacagattatgtacacctctttgtacatccaaccttcaaacacatactcatttggccataattgacaattcTACTTATGAGGGATTTTAtaggaaggggcggggccaacagtgatgtcacaaaccaccattttcagccaatagcaataGAGTGGTAGCACAGCagctcttgtgtgtgtgtgtgtgtgtgtgtgtgtgtgtgtgtgtgtgtgtgtgtgtgtgtgtgtgtgtgtgtgtgtgtgtgtgtgtgtgtgtgtgtgtgtgtgtgtgtgtgtgtgtgtgtgtgggtgtgtgtgtgtgtgtgggcgtgtgtgtgtgtgagtgagtatgCAGTGCAGTGGAGAAAATCCATCCTCCATTACAGcctgttggtttgtgtgtgcatgtgtgtgtgtcgacTCCACGTTGTTTCAGTGGGAGTTTGGTCCCAGTTTGGTTATCAGTGATCGTCCATTACTCCCAGCAGAAAAACCAGAACAACAAGGCAGCTTCTCtcactgctctgtgtgtgtgtgtgtgtgtgtgtgtgtgtgtgtgtgtgtgtgtgtgtgtgtgtgtgtgtgtgtgtgtgtgtgtgtgtgtgtgtgtgtgtgtgtgtgtgtgtgtgtgtgcgtgcgtgcgtgcgtgcgtgcgtgcgtgcgtgcgtgcgtgcgtgtgtgtgtgtgtgtcccagacACCAGATGTTTCAAGTGGAGGGGAAGTGGAGCTGGCGCCATGAAGGGCAGAGGGCAGCGTGAAGGCACGCGAactgaaaccacacacacatacacactgtcatacacacacatacacacacttggcaCATTCCCCAGCagccttacacacacacacacacacacacacacacacattctgccTCTCCAGCCATCTGCTCCGACATACTTTGAAAcaaggaggggaaaaaaacagccatcagctgtgtgtgtgtgtgtgtgcgtgtgtgtgtgtgtgtgtgtgtgtgtgtgtgtgtgtgtgtgtgtgtgtgtgtgtgtgtgtgtgtgtgtgtgtgtgtgtgtgtgtgtgtgtgcgtgtgtgtgtgtgtctcactgaCTTGTCGTTCCCTCTGTGTTGCAGGTCGGTCGACTAACAGATGACGCGTGATGCTGATGGATCTGAAGTCGTTCTCAGTTTCAAATCAAAGCTCCTGAATGTTTGGTAGTTGCACCTTTGTTAATATCAGTATTACTAATGATGATGAAGTTTGTTTTGAGGACAATGTCATTTTATGATGtacaccaggggtgtcaaactcattttagttcaggggccaaatatggagcagtttgatctcaagtgggccacaaattttaaGGCGGGAAAAATGAGTAATTGAATCATTATTGTGCATTTTGCActtttatgtttaaataaatgatacGATATGTAAGGCACTGATAAAATcatagcaataagtgacagataccagTCTTCACTTTcagtttatttgattttgtgacccatgTTAATGTGATTTGGAGAAC
The genomic region above belongs to Gouania willdenowi chromosome 10, fGouWil2.1, whole genome shotgun sequence and contains:
- the atoh8 gene encoding transcription factor atoh8 isoform X2, whose translation is MKNLLPMNTAWKRSMIKDPGPETNKKFKRKSREPKRLFTGSQAEGVKMDEDLMDVDSVDDASMEACHVNKFVAVHRHLRAPQEATASTSGFLSEVCSSHGGALDMRIGINVPTPAFPEISNWPTSISQPLTNRLRHSFQSSFPSPAASSSRSAPQHTFFSMEPSPLTGQAAPPIASPGQEHMEAEVPSPKSPRKRVGTSVDGHGHGRLPEVKAIQQTRRLLANARERTRVHTISAAFEALRKQVPCYSYGQKLSKLAILRIACNYILSLAQLAEVDHSAEHGTLSFSQCVEQCTRTLQAEGRSKKRKVGRLTDDA
- the atoh8 gene encoding transcription factor atoh8 isoform X1; amino-acid sequence: MKNLLPMNTAWKRSMIKDPGPETNKKFKRKSREPKRLFTGSQAEGVKMDEDLMDVDSVDDASMEACHVNKFVAVHRHLRAPQEATASTSGFLSEVCSSHGGALDMRIGINVPTPAFPEISNWPTSISQPLTNRLRHSFQSSFPSPAASSSRSAPQHTFFSMEPSPLTGQAAPPIASPGQEHMEAEVPSPKSPRKRVGTSVDGHGHGRLPEVKAIQQTRRLLANARERTRVHTISAAFEALRKQVPCYSYGQKLSKLAILRIACNYILSLAQLAEVDHSAEHGTLSFSQCVEQCTRTLQAEGRSKKRKTPDVSSGGEVELAP